The following coding sequences lie in one Hyphobacterium sp. CCMP332 genomic window:
- a CDS encoding VOC family protein, producing the protein MLGYVTLGTNDLEKGAAFYDKLCGALGVGRMMESDTFIAWGKPNGGAGIGLTRPFDGKPATVGNGVMAALQADSPAQVDEIYKLAIELGATDEGPAGARGDWFYAGYFRDPDGNKLNVFCMTGAPS; encoded by the coding sequence ATGCTGGGTTATGTAACACTGGGAACCAACGACCTTGAAAAGGGTGCGGCATTCTACGACAAGCTGTGTGGCGCGCTGGGTGTCGGACGCATGATGGAATCCGACACCTTCATCGCCTGGGGCAAGCCGAATGGCGGCGCCGGCATTGGCCTGACCAGGCCCTTCGATGGCAAACCGGCTACCGTCGGCAATGGCGTCATGGCGGCCTTGCAGGCCGACAGCCCTGCGCAGGTCGATGAAATCTACAAGCTGGCCATCGAGCTGGGTGCCACGGATGAAGGCCCGGCCGGCGCGCGCGGCGACTGGTTCTATGCCGGTTATTTCCGCGATCCGGACGGCAACAAGCTGAACGTCTTCTGCATGACCGGTGCGCCGTCCTAG
- a CDS encoding helix-turn-helix domain-containing protein produces the protein MAFKTDSAKIKRWREERHWSQEHLAELAGVGIRTVQRIENGEQASRDTIMAIAAAFNVEAIALCIDPETEADEIVQQRNTEVAAGLRLSFLIHLVGYLMGMVVFLAINLSEGAFVMKWATIWWTVGLAGHAVPVALVEIVSRFQMRARPG, from the coding sequence ATGGCTTTCAAAACTGACTCCGCAAAAATCAAACGCTGGCGCGAGGAGCGTCACTGGTCGCAGGAACACCTGGCCGAGCTGGCCGGTGTCGGCATCCGCACGGTGCAGCGTATCGAGAATGGCGAACAGGCCTCGCGTGACACGATCATGGCCATCGCCGCGGCGTTCAATGTCGAAGCGATTGCGCTGTGCATTGATCCCGAAACCGAGGCCGACGAAATTGTGCAGCAGCGCAATACCGAAGTGGCAGCCGGCTTGCGCCTGTCTTTCCTGATTCACCTCGTCGGCTATCTGATGGGCATGGTGGTATTTCTGGCCATCAACCTGTCTGAGGGTGCCTTTGTGATGAAATGGGCGACGATCTGGTGGACAGTCGGGCTGGCCGGTCACGCTGTGCCGGTCGCACTGGTCGAAATCGTGTCCCGCTTCCAGATGCGGGCGCGGCCTGGCTGA